The Pedobacter mucosus genome window below encodes:
- a CDS encoding ImuA family protein, with product MERKSKQHLITDLRKQILAMQGYNTLSIQEDTYPKLSLLARAFPNQNFPLAGIHEFIALETEDTAASIGFINAILSALMEAGSPSIWISSSRHLFPPAMQRFALNPDQIIFIDLNSQKEMLWVLEEALKCENLSAVVAEIPELSFSQSRRLQLVIEKSKVPAFILRNNPQQINNTTCLARWQITHLPSLLPDGMPGVGQPAWSVNLLKIRNAQPNSFTVAWNGISFQYLNEEKEVSQPIRKLQAS from the coding sequence ATGGAAAGGAAGTCGAAACAGCACTTAATTACGGATTTAAGAAAGCAGATTCTTGCTATGCAAGGCTATAATACTTTAAGCATTCAAGAAGATACCTATCCAAAATTGAGCTTACTTGCAAGGGCTTTTCCCAATCAAAACTTTCCCCTTGCCGGGATCCACGAATTTATTGCTTTAGAGACTGAGGATACAGCCGCAAGCATTGGCTTTATTAATGCCATACTTTCTGCATTGATGGAAGCAGGCAGTCCGTCAATTTGGATCAGCAGTTCACGTCACCTTTTTCCTCCGGCAATGCAACGTTTTGCATTAAATCCTGATCAGATCATTTTTATAGACCTCAACAGCCAAAAAGAAATGTTATGGGTTTTAGAAGAAGCTTTAAAATGCGAAAACCTCAGTGCAGTAGTTGCCGAAATCCCCGAACTTAGCTTCAGCCAATCCAGGCGCTTACAATTGGTTATAGAAAAAAGCAAGGTTCCGGCATTCATTTTACGCAACAATCCGCAGCAAATTAACAATACCACCTGCCTGGCCCGTTGGCAAATAACACACTTGCCAAGTTTATTGCCAGATGGGATGCCCGGAGTGGGGCAACCAGCATGGTCTGTTAATTTATTAAAGATCAGGAATGCACAGCCCAATAGTTTCACCGTTGCCTGGAATGGCATTTCCTTTCAATACCTCAACGAAGAAAAAGAAGTTTCACAACCCATTAGAAAGTTGCAGGCAAGTTAA
- a CDS encoding alpha-ketoglutarate-dependent dioxygenase AlkB family protein, with product MLKILVFYKKFCTFVLVMEQLSFFAEAGQTVGLPCDVLTYHSGFLGSVESDAILAQLIESTPWKQKVVRYYDKEVITPRLSAWYGSPDQLDYTAIGKSTPLPWTHELLQLKKLVEPVAGITFNSVLLNYYRDGQDSVTWHSDNETVMGSHPVIASLSFGQVRCFDIRLKANHAEKYSIKLEHGSLLLMKGDLQQKWDHRIPKSKQYMRPRINLTFRKIISPMNP from the coding sequence ATGCTAAAAATATTAGTATTTTATAAAAAGTTTTGCACCTTTGTTTTAGTTATGGAACAGTTAAGTTTTTTTGCTGAAGCAGGACAAACAGTTGGTTTGCCTTGTGATGTATTAACCTATCATAGTGGTTTTTTGGGAAGCGTAGAGAGCGATGCTATTTTGGCACAATTGATTGAAAGCACACCTTGGAAGCAAAAGGTAGTGCGTTATTATGATAAGGAAGTAATTACGCCAAGGCTTTCGGCTTGGTATGGTAGCCCTGATCAATTGGACTATACAGCTATTGGTAAATCGACTCCTTTACCATGGACTCATGAATTACTCCAGCTAAAAAAATTAGTTGAACCTGTTGCTGGCATCACTTTTAATTCTGTGTTGCTCAATTATTATCGGGATGGGCAGGATTCTGTAACCTGGCACAGTGATAATGAAACTGTAATGGGTTCGCACCCTGTAATTGCTTCTTTATCTTTTGGTCAGGTTCGATGCTTTGATATCCGGTTAAAAGCCAATCACGCTGAAAAGTATTCCATCAAGCTAGAGCATGGCTCTTTATTATTGATGAAAGGAGATTTACAGCAAAAATGGGATCATCGTATACCCAAATCGAAACAGTATATGAGGCCTCGAATTAACCTTACTTTCAGAAAAATTATTAGTCCCATGAACCCATGA
- a CDS encoding glycoside hydrolase family 43 protein gives MKKTLIILLLFSFAQFSIAQAQINQIQIKKDSVWMITYFRQRYPTRIEINDKGQTVEVPLPNPMLSAKLHMALSTDGRNWTALNNNKPVWDQFMRDQFIHRGIDGIWRLLATGGSGSQEDRKQFGPSVTYATSKDLIHWKLDKYIHLMKGIKDDHGALVGNIWAPEFYYDEATKEYTLFWSSTFKDAGWKESRLWYCKTSDWKTFTSAKVMFAPPYSVIDGTITKHSDVYYLFHKEEEFGVKTGERRAIRLATSKILEGPYQIYQGPLNIGQIAPTITEGPSTIKDPIKAGWLLFYDYPMVDRYGISSSPDLFNWAIEENVSIPDDARHGSISKLSAAEAKALLKAFPNNK, from the coding sequence ATGAAAAAGACGTTGATCATTTTGTTGTTATTTTCTTTTGCCCAATTTTCAATTGCGCAGGCCCAAATCAATCAGATTCAAATAAAGAAAGACAGCGTTTGGATGATCACTTATTTCCGCCAACGCTACCCTACGAGAATTGAAATAAATGATAAAGGACAAACGGTAGAAGTACCATTGCCCAACCCCATGTTAAGTGCTAAACTTCATATGGCATTATCAACAGATGGTCGCAATTGGACAGCCCTCAACAATAATAAACCGGTTTGGGATCAGTTTATGCGGGATCAATTTATCCACCGTGGCATAGATGGCATTTGGAGGCTATTGGCAACGGGCGGTAGTGGAAGCCAGGAAGATAGGAAACAATTTGGCCCAAGCGTTACTTATGCCACCTCAAAAGACCTCATCCATTGGAAACTGGATAAATATATACACCTGATGAAAGGTATTAAAGATGACCATGGCGCTTTAGTCGGAAATATCTGGGCTCCAGAATTTTATTATGATGAAGCCACTAAAGAATATACCTTATTTTGGTCATCTACATTTAAGGATGCAGGCTGGAAAGAAAGTAGGTTATGGTATTGCAAAACTAGCGACTGGAAAACCTTTACGTCAGCAAAAGTAATGTTTGCTCCGCCCTATTCCGTAATCGATGGCACCATTACCAAACACAGCGATGTATATTACCTTTTTCATAAGGAAGAAGAATTCGGTGTAAAAACCGGAGAGCGGAGAGCAATCAGACTGGCAACCTCAAAAATACTTGAAGGACCTTACCAAATATATCAAGGTCCGTTAAACATAGGACAGATTGCCCCAACCATAACCGAAGGTCCAAGTACAATAAAAGACCCGATAAAAGCGGGCTGGCTATTGTTTTATGATTACCCAATGGTCGATCGTTATGGTATATCTTCATCCCCAGACCTGTTCAATTGGGCAATCGAAGAAAATGTGTCTATACCTGATGATGCTCGCCATGGTAGTATTTCGAAATTATCAGCTGCAGAAGCTAAAGCCTTATTAAAAGCCTTTCCCAATAATAAATAA
- a CDS encoding aldo/keto reductase codes for MQKRKLGNSGLEVSALGFGCMGLNFLDGKGLDKKDAITLLRDAVERGITFFDTAEAYGPYTNEELVGEGLQPYRKDIVIATKFGCKDASPAVGLDSRPETIKAVTEASLKRLKTDYIDLLYQHRVDPNVPIEDVAGTVKDLIKEGKVKYFGLSEASAATIRRAHAIQPVSALQSEYSLFWREPESEIIPTLEELGIGFVSFSPLGKGFLTGSINKKLADIDRRNIIPRFSEENIKANMVLVEALDEIAQQKNVTTGQLALAWLLAQKPWIAPIPGTTKLHRLEENIGSTNIVLTADELAKINTTVNGITLIGNRYPEFLEKQIDK; via the coding sequence ATGCAAAAGAGAAAATTAGGAAATAGCGGCTTGGAAGTTTCCGCATTAGGTTTTGGCTGTATGGGTTTAAACTTTTTGGATGGCAAAGGTCTAGATAAAAAAGATGCCATCACTTTGTTACGAGATGCGGTTGAAAGAGGTATCACATTTTTTGATACTGCAGAAGCCTACGGACCTTACACCAATGAAGAACTTGTTGGCGAAGGATTACAGCCTTATAGGAAAGACATTGTGATCGCAACAAAATTTGGTTGTAAAGATGCTAGTCCGGCAGTAGGTTTAGACAGCAGGCCCGAAACAATTAAGGCAGTAACCGAAGCATCTTTAAAAAGATTAAAAACAGATTATATCGATTTACTTTACCAGCATAGGGTTGACCCTAACGTGCCTATAGAAGATGTTGCAGGAACAGTGAAAGACCTGATAAAAGAAGGCAAAGTAAAATATTTCGGTTTGTCGGAAGCAAGTGCAGCAACTATTCGCAGGGCACATGCGATTCAGCCAGTATCAGCATTGCAAAGCGAATATTCTTTGTTTTGGCGTGAACCAGAAAGTGAAATTATACCAACCTTGGAAGAGCTAGGCATTGGTTTCGTTTCTTTCAGTCCTTTGGGTAAAGGCTTCCTTACAGGTAGCATAAATAAAAAATTAGCAGATATCGACCGAAGAAATATCATTCCTCGCTTCAGCGAAGAAAATATAAAGGCCAACATGGTTTTAGTGGAGGCACTTGATGAGATTGCTCAACAGAAAAATGTTACAACCGGACAATTAGCATTAGCTTGGCTCTTAGCTCAAAAGCCTTGGATAGCACCAATCCCAGGGACTACAAAATTGCATCGTTTGGAAGAAAATATCGGCAGTACAAATATTGTATTAACGGCAGATGAACTTGCAAAAATTAACACAACAGTAAATGGGATTACCCTTATAGGGAACCGTTATCCTGAATTTTTAGAAAAACAAATAGACAAATAA
- a CDS encoding aspartyl protease family protein: MKLQGKILLKGLLINFSLMIIASASLLAQSASSYKIPFILTAQNNILIKATLNGKDTVSLMFHTAASSLTLTHEAIEKMKSLQFEGTDTVKSWGGAENSSRYSKSNTLQIGGNKWYNIPLWENLNSGPGSGGKFGLELFEGKVIDINFDQKIITISKSLPKRIKDYESLNLIYKNEMMFIEAQCKIGEELFSNNFLIHSGYAGSILFDDGFTESHHLDEKLVVTSEKTLKDSFGNVLKTKKAAIPFLSIGETKLNDVSVGFFQGALGRQKMSIIGGDLLKRFNIVIAADRKTIFLKPNGLKDAPHSNV, encoded by the coding sequence ATGAAACTACAAGGAAAAATCCTATTAAAAGGATTACTGATCAATTTTAGCCTGATGATAATTGCTAGTGCTTCCTTATTGGCGCAGTCAGCATCGAGTTATAAAATTCCTTTTATTTTAACAGCCCAAAATAATATCCTTATTAAGGCAACCTTAAATGGAAAAGATACCGTTTCCCTTATGTTTCATACGGCTGCAAGTTCACTTACACTTACCCATGAAGCCATAGAAAAAATGAAAAGTCTGCAATTTGAGGGTACGGATACCGTGAAAAGCTGGGGAGGAGCAGAAAATTCATCCCGTTATAGTAAAAGCAATACCCTGCAGATTGGCGGTAATAAATGGTATAACATTCCATTGTGGGAAAATCTTAATTCAGGCCCTGGCAGTGGTGGCAAATTTGGCCTGGAGTTATTTGAAGGTAAGGTAATCGATATCAATTTTGATCAAAAAATAATAACCATTAGTAAAAGCTTACCCAAACGAATTAAGGATTATGAATCTTTAAATTTGATTTACAAAAACGAAATGATGTTTATAGAAGCCCAATGCAAAATTGGGGAAGAATTGTTCAGTAATAACTTCTTGATTCATTCTGGTTATGCTGGGTCAATTCTTTTTGATGATGGGTTTACGGAAAGCCATCACCTCGATGAAAAATTGGTTGTTACAAGTGAGAAGACACTAAAAGATTCTTTTGGCAATGTGCTAAAAACTAAGAAAGCGGCGATTCCTTTCTTAAGCATTGGTGAAACCAAACTAAATGATGTATCAGTTGGGTTTTTTCAGGGCGCACTTGGTAGGCAAAAAATGAGCATTATTGGTGGCGATTTGCTTAAGCGTTTTAATATTGTTATCGCCGCAGATCGAAAAACCATATTCTTGAAACCGAATGGACTAAAAGATGCTCCGCATTCGAATGTTTAA